Proteins co-encoded in one Marinobacter gudaonensis genomic window:
- the recQ gene encoding DNA helicase RecQ produces MHSHQDHYQDYDQLSTERPTSSGRDPEQVLHEIFGYETFRPLQGDIVREVVAGRDALVLMPTGGGKSLCYQVPALVRPGTAIVISPLIALMQDQVAALNELGVRAAFLNSTMDFEQARATEYALMTGELDLLYCAPERLIQPRTLELLHNASIALFAIDEAHCVSQWGHDFRSDYLQLSLLADAFPDVPRIALTATADERTRKEIAERLSLTSARHFISGFDRPNIQYRISPKTNANKQLLDFIKAEHEGDCGIVYCLSRNKVDATAKALAQKGYTALPYHAGLSADERARHQERFLREDGVIIVATIAFGMGIDKPDVRFVAHLDLPKSLEAYYQETGRAGRDGKPSTAWMVYGLQDVIKLRQMLESSQGNDQFKRVERQKLDAMLGLCEVTSCRRQVLLRYFGDQLEEPCGNCDTCLNPPETWDGTVAVQKALSCVFRTGQRFGVTYLIDVLRGSENERILQSGHHQVSTYGIGTELSANEWKSVFRQLVANGYLRADPDGYGALQLTEQCRPLLKGQQTIELRKDPVVKKATARASGGRASAPVRDQITDQAGWDALRACRKALADKQGVPPYVIFHDTTLFDMLERRPKTLDELAEVSGVGAAKLEKYGEVFLETIAGLDPA; encoded by the coding sequence ATGCATTCACACCAGGACCACTACCAGGATTACGACCAGCTATCCACCGAACGCCCAACGTCATCCGGAAGGGATCCGGAGCAGGTGCTGCATGAGATCTTCGGTTATGAGACCTTCCGCCCCCTGCAGGGCGACATAGTTCGTGAAGTAGTGGCAGGTCGTGATGCCCTGGTACTGATGCCAACCGGCGGTGGCAAATCCCTGTGTTATCAGGTACCGGCGCTGGTGCGCCCGGGTACTGCGATTGTCATATCCCCGCTCATCGCCCTGATGCAGGACCAGGTGGCGGCTCTGAACGAGCTGGGCGTGCGGGCAGCCTTCCTGAATTCCACCATGGATTTCGAGCAGGCACGGGCCACCGAGTACGCTCTGATGACCGGCGAGCTGGACCTGCTGTACTGCGCTCCGGAACGGCTTATCCAGCCCCGCACCCTGGAACTCTTGCACAACGCGTCCATTGCCCTGTTTGCCATAGACGAAGCCCACTGTGTGTCCCAGTGGGGGCACGATTTCCGTTCCGATTATCTGCAACTGAGCCTGCTCGCCGACGCCTTTCCGGATGTTCCGCGAATCGCCCTGACCGCGACCGCCGATGAGCGGACCCGGAAGGAAATCGCCGAACGCCTCTCGCTAACCTCGGCCCGGCATTTCATCAGTGGCTTTGATCGTCCGAACATACAGTATCGAATTTCTCCAAAAACGAATGCTAACAAACAGTTACTTGATTTTATTAAAGCTGAGCATGAGGGTGACTGCGGCATTGTCTACTGCCTGTCGCGTAACAAGGTCGACGCCACTGCAAAAGCGCTGGCCCAGAAAGGCTATACCGCTCTGCCCTACCACGCAGGTTTGTCGGCTGATGAGCGGGCCCGGCATCAGGAGCGCTTCCTGCGGGAAGACGGGGTGATCATCGTTGCCACTATTGCCTTTGGCATGGGCATCGACAAGCCCGACGTGCGCTTCGTGGCCCATCTGGACCTACCCAAGAGTCTTGAAGCCTATTACCAGGAAACCGGTCGCGCCGGACGGGATGGCAAGCCCTCCACAGCCTGGATGGTGTATGGCCTGCAGGATGTGATCAAACTACGGCAGATGCTGGAAAGCTCCCAGGGAAACGATCAGTTCAAACGGGTGGAACGCCAGAAATTGGACGCCATGCTCGGCCTGTGCGAGGTAACAAGTTGCCGCCGGCAGGTGCTGCTGCGCTATTTTGGCGATCAGCTGGAAGAGCCCTGCGGGAACTGCGATACCTGCCTGAACCCGCCGGAAACCTGGGATGGCACGGTGGCGGTCCAGAAGGCGCTATCCTGTGTTTTCAGGACCGGCCAGCGTTTTGGTGTGACCTACTTGATCGACGTGCTTCGGGGTTCCGAGAACGAGCGGATTCTCCAGTCCGGTCATCATCAGGTATCCACCTACGGCATCGGCACGGAGCTCAGCGCCAACGAATGGAAATCGGTGTTTCGTCAGCTGGTGGCAAACGGTTACCTGCGGGCCGATCCTGACGGCTACGGGGCCCTCCAGCTCACCGAGCAATGCCGGCCACTGCTGAAAGGCCAGCAGACCATAGAATTGCGCAAAGACCCGGTGGTCAAAAAAGCCACAGCACGAGCCTCAGGCGGTCGCGCCAGTGCCCCGGTCCGGGACCAGATTACCGATCAGGCAGGCTGGGATGCCTTGCGGGCGTGCCGGAAAGCGCTGGCGGACAAGCAGGGAGTCCCTCCCTACGTTATTTTCCACGATACCACCCTGTTCGACATGCTTGAGCGCAGGCCTAAAACCCTGGATGAGCTGGCAGAGGTGAGTGGAGTGGGTGCCGCCAAGCTTGAAAAGTACGGCGAGGTATTCCTCGAAACCATCGCCGGTCTCGACCCGGCCTGA